One Monomorium pharaonis isolate MP-MQ-018 chromosome 4, ASM1337386v2, whole genome shotgun sequence DNA segment encodes these proteins:
- the LOC105838029 gene encoding probable 4-coumarate--CoA ligase 3, which produces MATRAFRGLQRFRQVLDVEGTLNPILRRASTSSQTRIMTGPNNEKIITPFAGEASYPETLIHEFIWNNSENYSNHIALECGVNGKKYTFAQAKDATSYIGRSLRNMGLKKGDVVALVTPNLPDTVLALLGSFSGGLVVTTVNPLYTAEEMQRQFLKVNAKAIITSTGIASSVLAATRACLPFRETPFIVIDDKTGSMPEGSIPFDDLITRGKLLPPVKLDSTCDDLAVLPFSSGTTGLPKGVMLTHRNLVSNMMMGNSTLNEFQPTTSTYQEVVPAILPIFHIYGMNVMVFPRLAFGGKIVTIPKFEPKTFVNILEKCKATVLFSVPPILLFLTASSLVKKQHFEHMHTMISGAAPLAQTDVDRFYEKYNIDPKAFKFHQGYGLTESSPVSFLESGKKFSSIGKNVASCQARLVDITSQQDISTPGQAGELWIKGPHIMKGYLNDEVATKNTLTEDGWLKTGDVAYFDEDFDFFITDRLKELIKVKGFQVPPAELEALLRTHPDVEEAAVIGIPHARHGEVPKAFVVVRKGKSPTEDDIKNFVKGKVSDYKQLEGGVIFVDDIPKNPGGKILRSKLKRDYKS; this is translated from the exons ATGGCGACACGCGCATTTCGTGGTCTTCAAAGATTCAGACAAGTGTTGGATGTGGAAGGGACGCTGAACCCCATATTAAGACGTGCATCGACCTCATCACAAACAAGAATTATGACGGGACCAAATAATGAGAAGATTATTACGCCTTTTGCTGGTGAGGCTTCTTATCCGGAAACATTGATCCACGAGTTTATTTGGAATAACAGCGAGAATTATTCTAATCATATTGCTttg GAATGTGGCGTAAATGGTAAGAAGTACACGTTTGCGCAAGCCAAGGATGCTACGAGTTATATTGGTAGAAGTTTACGGAATATGGGTCTCAAAAAAGGCGATGTGGTGGCATTAGTGACACCAAATTTGCCGGATACAGTTCTAGCTTTGCTTGGAAGTTTTTCAGGCGGACTTGTTGTCACTACCGTAAATCCGCTATATACGGCTG aggAAATGCAGAGGcagtttttaaaagttaatgcAAAAGCAATCATTACTTCGACCGGAATTGCATCCTCAGTGCTCGCTGCAACAAGGGCTTGTCTTCCATTTCGTGAAACTCCTTTTATTGTGATTGACGATAAGACTGGTTCCATGCCAGAGGGTTCAATACCTTTTGAT gATCTCATAACGCGAGGTAAATTATTGCCACCTGTAAAACTAGACAGTACTTGCGACGATCTAGCAGTTTTGCCATTCTCAAGTGGTACTACTGGATTACCAAAGGGAGTTATGCTAACGCATCGTAATTTAGTGTCTAATATGATGATGGGTAATTCCACTCTCAATGAATTTCAACCTACTACAA GCACATATCAAGAAGTAGTACCTGCAATATTACCAATTTTCCATATTTATGGGATGAATGTTATGGTATTTCCACGTCTTGCTTTCGGCGGGAAAATAGTAACCATTCCAAAATTTGAACCGAAGACGTTCGTTAATATATTGGAAAAGTGCAAG GCAACTGTGCTATTTTCTGTACCACCTATATTGCTATTCTTAACGGCTTCCTCGCTTGTGAAGAAGCAACATTTCGAGCATATGCATACGATGATAAGTGGTGCTGCGCCGCTCGCTCAAACGGACGTTGATAGATTCTACGAAAAATACAACATTGACCCCAAAGCCTTCAAGTTTCATCAAG GTTACGGATTGACGGAAAGTTCGCCAGTGTCGTTTCTCGAAAGTGGAAAAAAGTTTTCTAGCATTGGGAAAAATGTTGCGAGTTGCCAAGCACGTTTGGTGGATATAACATCACAGCAGGACATCAGCACTCCAGGTCAAGCCGGCGAATTATGGATCAAGGGACCTCACATTATGAAGGGATATCTAAATGATGAAGTCGCTacgaaaaatacattaacCGAGGATGGATGGTTGAAAACAGGCGATGTCGCATACTTTGATGAagatttcgatttttttattacagacaGATTAAAGGAACTCATCAAAGTCAAAGGATTCCAG GTACCGCCGGCAGAACTAGAAGCGTTATTGAGGACACATCCAGATGTGGAGGAAGCGGCAGTGATTGGTATTCCGCACGCGAGGCATGGTGAAGTGCCGAAAGCATTCGTAGTAGTAAGAAAGGGTAAAAGTCCTACGGAGGACGACATTAAGAACTTTGTGAAAGGGAAGGTCTCCGACTACAAGCAACTTGAAG GTGGAGTCATATTCGTTGACGATATTCCGAAGAATCCGGGCGGAAAAATTCTAAGATCAAAGTTGAAGCGAGATTATAAGTCTTAG
- the LOC105838032 gene encoding uncharacterized protein LOC105838032 isoform X2, whose amino-acid sequence MKTQPFHFEVLAVLLLSVIPWPGPSVFKISCPRDRASVVRRIVHKRWMPILKKYQVELPLECPFHESRDIFRPQQKAKHQYRPSQWTCGLCGKSFYAEKHLDAHFDNRHKSNVNMAEDAVCLADYCDIMRCEVLGNRDFENSVDDDGGHLNTDIQVWRENTEQQKQQQQRRTSVMPCGSRGLARMYPTDKSCAVAGGGAVTNLQRYCRREGHDNSDMHNHRLTRSSFHNEIAETDNKNDDCEEDEEDEDDEEDAEDEENLVEAALPAVDKKQRRRGLHLRKLKSNCKPEELQKLKTQCEILVRDCIAGLLANLSVRDFQEIEGELNRAICWYLSCDKYWEDTKRSQRHTPWYLLTVFMLLLFSSIYACYYIIWVCFNTADDDRLDGSGSVDYNGSTDRSSTSPLHDPNIHEGRLERRKGDHGDENLPLTSEDMPDHYIYVSYPPELKRRLLESCYNRTTRL is encoded by the exons ATGAAGACCCAACCCTTTCACTTCGAG GTTTTAGCAGTGTTGCTTCTATCTGTGATTCCATGGCCGGGTCCCAGCGTCTTTAAAATATCATGCCCCCGCGATCGAGCATCTGTAGTGAGGAGGATAGTTCACaag CGATGGATGCCAATACTGAAAAAGTATCAGGTAGAATTACCATTGGAATGCCCATTTCACGAGAGTCGAGATATTTTTCGGCCACAACAAAAGGCGAAGCATCAGTACAGGCCATCACAATGGACCTGCGGCCTTTGCGGCAAGTCCTTCTATGCCGAAAAACATCTGGACGCCCACTTCGATAACAGGCATAAAAGCAATGTTAACATG gCAGAAGATGCGGTATGCCTAGCAGATTACTGCGACATTATGCGCTGCGAGGTGCTGGGCAACCGTGACTTCGAGAACTCGGTGGACGACGATGGTGGTCACCTGAACACCGATATCCAAGTGTGGCGCGAAAATACCGAGCAACAGAAGCAACAACAACAGCGGCGCACTTCTGTCATGCCGTGTGGGTCGCGTGGCCTCGCCAGGATGTATCCTACAGATAAGTCCTGCGCCGTCGCTGGCGGTGGAGCGGTGACGAATCTGCAGCGTTATTGTCGTCGCGAGGGCCATGATAACAGTGACATGCACAATCACAGACTAACGAGATCGTCCTTTCACAACGAGATCGCCGAAACGGATAACAAAAACGATGACTGCGAGGAGGACGAGGAAGACGAGGACGACGAGGAGGACGCCGAAGACGAGGAGAATCTAGTAGAAGCGGCGTTACCCGCCGTCGACAAAAAACAAAGACGGCGAGGATTGCACTTGAGGAAGCTAAAGTCCAACTGTAAGCCGGAGGAGTTGCAGAAACTGAAGACCCAATGTGAA ATACTCGTGCGCGATTGCATCGCTGGGCTGCTTGCTAATCTTTCTGTGCGGGATTTCCAAGAAATCGAAG GGGAGCTAAACCGAGCGATCTGCTGGTATCTCAGCTGTGATAAGTACTGGGAGGACACAAAAAGATCGCAGCGTCATACACCCTGGTATTTGCTGACTGTCTTCATGCTACTCCTGTTTTCGTCGATTTACGCATGTTATTACATAATCTGGGTTTGCTTCAA TACCGCGGACGACGATAGACTGGACGGTAGCGGAAGCGTGGATTACAACGGAAGCACGGATCGCTCGAGTACTTCTCCGTTGCACGACCCGAATATTCACGAGGGTAGGTTAGAAAGACGAAAGGGCGATCACGGGGACGAGAACCTGCCCTTAACGAGCGAAGACATGCCTGATCATTACATCTACGTCTCTTACCCACCCGAGCTAAAGCGGCGACTTTTGGAAAG CTGCTACAACAGGACCACTCGTCTGTAA
- the LOC105838032 gene encoding uncharacterized protein LOC105838032 isoform X1 — MKTQPFHFEVLAVLLLSVIPWPGPSVFKISCPRDRASVVRRIVHKRWMPILKKYQVELPLECPFHESRDIFRPQQKAKHQYRPSQWTCGLCGKSFYAEKHLDAHFDNRHKSNVNMAEDAVCLADYCDIMRCEVLGNRDFENSVDDDGGHLNTDIQVWRENTEQQKQQQQRRTSVMPCGSRGLARMYPTDKSCAVAGGGAVTNLQRYCRREGHDNSDMHNHRLTRSSFHNEIAETDNKNDDCEEDEEDEDDEEDAEDEENLVEAALPAVDKKQRRRGLHLRKLKSNCKPEELQKLKTQCEILVRDCIAGLLANLSVRDFQEIEGELNRAICWYLSCDKYWEDTKRSQRHTPWYLLTVFMLLLFSSIYACYYIIWVCFNTADDDRLDGSGSVDYNGSTDRSSTSPLHDPNIHEGRLERRKGDHGDENLPLTSEDMPDHYIYVSYPPELKRRLLESDPPAYSCYNRTTRL, encoded by the exons ATGAAGACCCAACCCTTTCACTTCGAG GTTTTAGCAGTGTTGCTTCTATCTGTGATTCCATGGCCGGGTCCCAGCGTCTTTAAAATATCATGCCCCCGCGATCGAGCATCTGTAGTGAGGAGGATAGTTCACaag CGATGGATGCCAATACTGAAAAAGTATCAGGTAGAATTACCATTGGAATGCCCATTTCACGAGAGTCGAGATATTTTTCGGCCACAACAAAAGGCGAAGCATCAGTACAGGCCATCACAATGGACCTGCGGCCTTTGCGGCAAGTCCTTCTATGCCGAAAAACATCTGGACGCCCACTTCGATAACAGGCATAAAAGCAATGTTAACATG gCAGAAGATGCGGTATGCCTAGCAGATTACTGCGACATTATGCGCTGCGAGGTGCTGGGCAACCGTGACTTCGAGAACTCGGTGGACGACGATGGTGGTCACCTGAACACCGATATCCAAGTGTGGCGCGAAAATACCGAGCAACAGAAGCAACAACAACAGCGGCGCACTTCTGTCATGCCGTGTGGGTCGCGTGGCCTCGCCAGGATGTATCCTACAGATAAGTCCTGCGCCGTCGCTGGCGGTGGAGCGGTGACGAATCTGCAGCGTTATTGTCGTCGCGAGGGCCATGATAACAGTGACATGCACAATCACAGACTAACGAGATCGTCCTTTCACAACGAGATCGCCGAAACGGATAACAAAAACGATGACTGCGAGGAGGACGAGGAAGACGAGGACGACGAGGAGGACGCCGAAGACGAGGAGAATCTAGTAGAAGCGGCGTTACCCGCCGTCGACAAAAAACAAAGACGGCGAGGATTGCACTTGAGGAAGCTAAAGTCCAACTGTAAGCCGGAGGAGTTGCAGAAACTGAAGACCCAATGTGAA ATACTCGTGCGCGATTGCATCGCTGGGCTGCTTGCTAATCTTTCTGTGCGGGATTTCCAAGAAATCGAAG GGGAGCTAAACCGAGCGATCTGCTGGTATCTCAGCTGTGATAAGTACTGGGAGGACACAAAAAGATCGCAGCGTCATACACCCTGGTATTTGCTGACTGTCTTCATGCTACTCCTGTTTTCGTCGATTTACGCATGTTATTACATAATCTGGGTTTGCTTCAA TACCGCGGACGACGATAGACTGGACGGTAGCGGAAGCGTGGATTACAACGGAAGCACGGATCGCTCGAGTACTTCTCCGTTGCACGACCCGAATATTCACGAGGGTAGGTTAGAAAGACGAAAGGGCGATCACGGGGACGAGAACCTGCCCTTAACGAGCGAAGACATGCCTGATCATTACATCTACGTCTCTTACCCACCCGAGCTAAAGCGGCGACTTTTGGAAAG TGACCCTCCTGCTTACAGCTGCTACAACAGGACCACTCGTCTGTAA